From the Suncus etruscus isolate mSunEtr1 chromosome 19, mSunEtr1.pri.cur, whole genome shotgun sequence genome, one window contains:
- the CFAP276 gene encoding cilia- and flagella-associated protein 276, whose translation MPRTQDPFQRPTDDSGSHLGHLQTSKKEPPKNPTHLIQYQDPWDRLNSTLTVTSMRRGIWFFDPEVPKDDLDFRLAALYDHHTGSFKNKCEILLQKETIQNSHSTPSSRLQFPGEHQTPQTFIIQDNIKKWVSPKKESIHSIQGSIVSPHTAATNGGYSRKNDGGFFST comes from the exons ATGCCACGCACCCAAGATCCTTTCCAGCGCCCCACGGATGACAGTGGTTCCCATTTGGGGCACTTGCAGACTTCCAAG AAAGAGCCTCCTAAGAACCCAACTCACCTCATTCAGTACCAGGACCCCTGGGACCGGCTCAACTCAACTCTCACAGTCACCTCCATGAGAAGGGGGATTTGGTTTTTTGATCCCGAG GTGCCTAAGGATGACCTGGATTTCCGTTTAGCAGCTTTATATGATCACCACACTGGATCATTCAAGAACAAATGTGAGATACTGCTACAAAAGGAAACCATCCAGAATAGCCACAG CACACCATCATCCAGGCTGCAATTCCCTGGAGAACACCAAACCCCACAAACCTTCATTATCCAAGATAACATCAAAAAGTGGGTCAGCCCCAAAAAGGAAAGCATCCACAGTATCCAGGGGTCCATAG TATCCCCTCATACTGCAGCCACAAATGGAGGCTACTCTCGAAAAAATGATGGTGGCTTCTTCTCCACCTAG